The Rhodococcus antarcticus DNA segment CCCGCTGGCCGCCCGCTTCACCGCCGCCGGGCACAAGCTGCACCTGGTCGGCGGCAGCGTGCGTGACGCCGTGCTCGGGCGCCTGGGCACCGACCTCGACCTCACCACCGACGCCCGCCCCGGGCAGGTCCAGGTGCTGCTGCGCGGCTGGGCCGACGCCCAGTGGGACACCGGCATCGCCTTCGGCACGGTGAGCGCGGAGAAGGACGGCCAGCAGGTGGAGATCACCACCTACCGCGCCGACGCCTACGACCGGGTCGGCCGCAACCCCGAGGTGGTCTACGGCGACTCGTTGGCCGGGGACCTGGTGCGGCGCGACTTCGCGGTGAACGCCCTGGCCGTCCGCCTGGGCGGGGAGCCCGAGCTGGTGGACCTCTTCGGCGGGGTGGACGACCTCGTCGCCGGCGTCCTGGACACCCCGGGTGCGCCGGAGGACTCCTTCGCCGACGACCCGCTGCGGATGCTGCGCGCGGCCCGGTTCGTCTCCCAGCTGGGGTTCACCGTCGCCCCCCGGGTACAGGCGGCGATGACGGCCATGGCTGCCGAGATCGGTCGGATCACCGCCGAGCGGGTGCGCGCCGAGCTGGACAAGCTGCTCTGCGGGGAGCACCCCGGCGAGGGGATCGACCTGCTGGTGGGCACCGGGCTGGCCGAGCTCGTGCTGCCCGAGGTGCCGGCCATGCGGCTGGAGATCGACGAGCACCACCAGCACAAGGACGTCTACGCGCACTCGCTGACCGTGCTGCAGCAGGCCATCGACCTGGAGCTGGCCGATCCCGAGCACGAGAGCCCCGACCTGGTGCTGCGCTGGGCCGCCCTGCTGCACGACATCGGCAAGCCCGCCACGCGCAGGCACGAGGCCGCGGGCGGGGTGAGCTTCCACCACCACGAGGTGGTCGGGGCGAAGATGACCCGCAAGCGGCTCAAGGCGCTCAAGCACTCCAAGCAGGTGACCGAGGACGTGGCCCACCTGGTGTTCCTGCACCTGCGCTTCCACGGCTACGGCGGCGGGGAGTGGACCGACTCCGCGGTGCGCCGCTACGTCACCGACGCGGGCCCGCAGCTGCGGCAGCTGCACAAGCTGGTACGGGCGGACTCCACCACCCGCAACGCCCGCCGCGCCGCGGCGCTGCAGGCCACCTACGACGACCTCGAGGCACGCATCGACCGGATCGCGGCCGACGAGGACCTCGCGCGGGTGCGGCCGGACCTCGACGGCAACGCGATCATGGCGCTGCTGGGGGTACCGGCGGGGCCCGTCGTCGGGCGGGCGTGGAAGCACCTCAAGGAGCTCCGCCTGGACCGCGGGCCGCTCTCGCGCGACGACGCGGAAGCCGCTCTGCTGGCCTGGGCGCAGGAGCAGGGGATCGCCCCGCCGGCCTGAGCCCGCCGCGTCGCCCGTCCTCGTCCTCGCCCGTCCGCCCCCACCGCGTTCTGCGCGCACACCGTCGTTCCGGGGCTCTCCTTGGTGCGTTGTGCGCGCACAACGCGCCGAGGAGAACGCGCCAAGGAGAACGCGCCGAGGAGAGCGGGCGCTGGGGAACCGCGCGCCCGGGCGGGCCGTCGGAACGGTGTGGACTACTCCTTCGGCACCGGCGACGGCACCACCACCACGTGGACCTCGCCCGCCGACCTCGATCTGGACGGCGACGGCACCCCCGACGCGGTGGCCCTGGACTTCGACGGCGACGGCCGGGTGGACGACGCGATGTGGGACTCCGACGGCGACGGCGTGGCCGACCGCTCGGTGCTCGACCTGGACGATGACGGGGTGGGCGACCACGTCTACTCGGACTCCGGGGACCTGGGCACCTGGGCGCAGCGCGTGGAGCTCCCGGTGGCCGCACCCACACCGTCACCCCAGCCCACACCGTCACCCCAGCCCCCACCGGAGCCCGAGCCCGCCGCCCTCACCTGGACCGACACCGCCGGCCGCACCAGCACCACCGTCGCGGCCACCGACACCGACGGCGACGGCCACGCGGACACCGCCACCGTGGACGCCGACCGTGACGGCCGGGCCGACGACGTGGTGGGCGACGCGGACGGTGACGGCCGGGCGGACACCGTGGGGCTGGACACCGACGGCGACGGCCGGGTGGACACGACGGGGATCGACACCGACCTCGACGGCACCGTCGACACCCAGCTGGTCGACACCGACGGGGACGGCGCGGGTGACGTGGTCGTGCGCGGTGGGGACGACGGCTTCCTGTGGTGACGTCCCCCGCAGCGGCTCGCGTGACGCTCGTCGCACACCGGGGTACCCGCGGCCCTGACCAGCGGTGGACGTCCGGCCCGGGCGTGCGTGTGACGGGACTCATGCCCTCTCGGGCTGAGGCCTCGGGGCCGACGTCCTAGCCTCGAAGTCGGCGCACGACGTCGTGCTCGCCCGCAGGTCACCGGTGGTGGCCCGACGCACACGCAGGCTTCCCCGATGCTGGTGACCACGTCGTCCCTGCTCCCGACGCAGGGCCCGGACGGGCCACGCACCAACATCGACGCGGCCTCGGACACACCGGAGTTGGTACACCGTGACCACGGCACCGCAGCACACCGACGGCGATCCCGTCGACGTCCTCCTCATCGGCGGCGGCATCATGAGCGCCACCCTCGGAGCGCTGCTCACCCGCCTGCAGCCCGACTGGACCATCGCCGTGCACGAGCGGCTCGAGGCCGTCGCGCTGGAGAGCTCGGCCGCCTGGAACAACGCCGGGACCGGTCACTCCGCGCTCTGCGAGCTCAACTACACCCCCCAGAAGGCCGACGGCAGCATCGACATCAGCAAGGCCGTCTCGATCAACGAGGAGCTGCAGGTCTCCAAGCAGTTCTGGTCCACGCTGGTGGAGAACGGTCTCATCGAGTCGCCGCGGGAGTTCATCAACCCCGTGCCGCACGTCAGCTTCGTGCACGGCGCGGCCGACGTCGCCTTCCTGCGCCAGCGCTACGAGCTGCTCTCGGACCACCCGCTGTTCGCCGGCATGGAGTACACCGAGGACCCGGAGACCATCGCCCGCTGGGCGCCGCTGATGGCCGCCGAGCGCGACTTCGCGGCCTCCCCGGTGGCGATGACCCGCGCCGACGCCGGGACCGACGTCGACTTCGGCTCGCTGACCCGCCACCTGTTCGACTACGTCGAGCGGGGCGGGGCCCAGCTGCACTTCCGGCACGAGGTGCGCGACCTCACGCGGGGCCGTGACGGCCTGTGGGAGGCGTCGGTCAAGGACCTGGCCTCCGGGCGCCGGTCCACCGTGCGCGCGCGGTTCGTGTTCATCGGCTCCGGCGGAGGCGCCCTGACGCTGCTGCAGAAGTCGGGCATCTCCGAGGGCAGGGGCCTGGGCGGCTTCCCGGTCAGCGGTCAGTGGCTGCGCTGCACCAACCCCGAGGTCATCGCCCAGCACCAGGCCAAGGTGTACGGCAAGGAGGCCGTCGGTGCCCCGCCGATGTCGGTGCCGCACCTGGACACCCGCGTCATCGACGGCCAGCAGGACCTCCTGTTCGGCCCGTACGCGGGCTTCTCGCCCAAGTTCCTCAAGAACGGCAAGCTGACCGACCTGCTGAGCTCGGTCAAGCTGCACAACCTGCTGCCGCTGCTGTCGGTCGGCCTGCACAACACCGGCCTCGTGAAGTACCTCGTCGGACAGGTCCTGCAGTCGCGCAAGGCCCGGCTCAGGGCGCTGCAGCAGTTCGTGCCGACGGCGCGGCTGGAGGACTGGGAGCTCGTCACGGCCGGTCAGCGCGTGCAGGTGATCAAGCCGCGGGGCGAGGGGCAGACCGGCGCGCGCGGCACCCTGCAGTTCGGCACCGAGCTCGTCACCGCCGCCGACGGATCCGTGGCTGCGCTCCTCGGGGCCTCCCCGGGCGCCTCCACCGCCGTGCCCGTGATGCTCAAGCTGCTCGCACAGTGCTTCCCGGACAAGAAGGCGCAGTGGGCCCCGGTGCTCACCGAGCTCGTGCCCTCCTACGGCACGACGCTCGCGGACAACCCGGAGCTGCTCGCGACGGTGCACGAGACCACGGCGGCCGAGCTCGAGCTGACCTGGGTGGGCGGTCAGCCGGAGCGGGTCACCGCCTGATCCGTTCCCGGCCGGCCGGGCTCGTGGCTCCCTCCGGCGGGATGCTCGTGTCGGGGGGCGCCTACACCGGGGCGAGGGTGCGGGTCAGGAACTGCACCTGTGCGCGCACCGAACGCTCGAACGCCTCGCCGGTGTAGATGTCGAAGTGCCCGCTGGGCAGCTCCACCACCTCGACGGAGCCGCCCGCCGTGGCGGCCGCCTTCCGCACGGCGGACGGGTTGGCCACGTTGTCCCGCTCCGCGACGACGACGAGCAGCGGGCACCGCACCCGGGGCGCCGCGGTCACCGGTCGGTTGAGCGCGATCCGCAGGACACCCCGGGCGCACATCTCGTTGCGGAACGTGGGCCCCATGATCACCCGGTAGCCGGTGGCGGCGTCCGGAGCGGCGATCGCGGCCAGCGTTCCGGGCTCCCCGACGACCGGGATGTGGTGCGCGGGCCTGCCCAGCCGTGACCCGACGACGTCGCGCAGCGCGTGCCCGGTGATCCGGGCGACGTGGCGCACCCCGGACACCCGCAGCATGAGCAGCAGCGCGCCGAGGCCGTCCACCGCCGCACCCTGGGAGATCACGGCGGCGATCCGGCCGTCCGCCGCGGCCACCGGGAGCACGTGGCCGCCGGAGTAGGAGCTGCCCCACAGCACGAGCCGGTCCGGGTCCACACCGTCCAGCGCGCGCACGGCCGTGATCGCCGCGGCGTAGTCCTCCCGGTGGCGCCGGTGGTCGACGTCCTGGCGCGGGAACCCCGCCGCGGTGTCCGAGGTGCCGTAGCCGCGGTAGTCGAACAGCACGACGTCTGCACCCGCATCGGCGAACTGCTCCGCGAACGGCAGCAGCCCCGCGTCCCGGGTGGCCCCGAAGCCGTGGGCCATGACCACGCACGGGCGACCCCGGGGGCCGAGCAGGGCGTCCGACCGGGCCCGCAGCCGCCACGCGCCCATCCGGGTCCCGCTGCTGTCGATGTCCAGGTCCTCCACGGCGACCTCCTGCTGGTGTGGTGCAGGCCACAGTAGGCGGTGCCGGACCGGGAGCGGGTGGGCGCCCGCTCGGGCGAGGACGGCATTGCACCCGCGGGATGTGCTGGAGGGTGCGGCGGGCGCGGCCTCGGAGCCGGCGGGGGTTCAGGGGCGGCGGTGGCTGACCACGAGGTGGCCGAGCAGGCCCAGCGCGTAGACCCCGCCCCCCGCCACGGCCAGCCCCACCGAGCGCCCGTCCGCCGGCACGACCGTCGCGGCCCCGGCCACCGCGGCCACGTACGCCACGTTGAACAGCGCGTCCTGCAGCGCGAAGACCTGCCCCCGGTGCGCGTCGTCGACCTGTGTCTGCATGGCGGCGTCCGCGCTGAGCTTCACCACCTGCCCGGCCGTCCCGAGCACGAGCGCCGCGAGCAGCACCGGCCCCTGCGCCAGGGTCGGCACCAGCACGAGCTGGGCCACCACGGCCACGGCCAGCGCGCCCGTCACGGCCCGGCGCTGCCCCCACCGGCGCACCAGCAGCGGGGTCAGCACCGCCGCCAGCAGGAGCCCCACCGCCCCTGCGGCCACCACCTGGCCGAACCCCGCGATCCCGGACGGCAGCAGCGGGCTGCTCCCGGTGAACGCGTACCGCACGAGCAGCAGCGCGAGCAGGGTGTTGATGCCGAAGGCCACCCGGTGCGCACCGAGGGCCAGCAGCGCCGCGGCCACCCCGGGCGCCCGCCACGCCGCCCGGGCCCCGCGGCCCAGCCCGGCCGCCACCGCCCCCACCGTCGACCCGGTCCCGTCCGCCGGGCCCACCCCGGGTCCCAGCGCCTGCCGCGCGTATCCCGCCGCCACGAGCCCGGCCCCCACCGAGCCCACCGCAGCCACCGCCACCGTCACCCCCGAGCCGAGGTCCCCCGCTCCCACCGCGGCGCGCACCCCCAGCGCCGTGGCCGCCCCGAGCACGGCCACCACCGCGCCCGACGTGGCCAGGGCCGCGTTGACGCCGACGATCGCCTGCGTGCGCACCACGTGCGGCAGCGCGGCGGAGAGCCCGGCCAGCACGAAGCGGCTCACCCCCGTCACGGCCAGGGCCCCGACGAACAGCCCCGGTCCGCTCACCCCGAGGGCCACCACCACCGCGACCGCGCCGATTCCCGCGGCCCGCACCAGGTTCGCCCACAGCAGCACCCGGCGGCGGTCCCAGCGGTCCAGCAGCGCCCCGGCGAAGGGGCCCACCACCGAGTACGGCAGCAGCAGCACGGCGAGCCCGGCGACGATCGCCGCGGGGTCGGCCTGGCGCTCCGGGTTGAACAGCACTGCGCCCCCCAGCGCGGCCTGGAACAGCCCGTCGCCCCACTGCGCGCCGAAGCGCACGGCCACCAGGCGTCCGAGCCCCGGGTGGTCGGCCACGGCTGCGCGCAGCGCCGCCACCCGGCCCACCCGCGCCACCCGGCCCACCCGCGCCACCCGGCCCACCCGCGCCACGGGGCTCAGTGTGCGAAGTGGGCGGCGCTCGAGCCCCGGCCGCCCCGCGCCGTGAGCTCGTCGACCACGGTGCAGAGGTCGTCGCGCAGCGAGCGGGCCAGGTCGCCGCTGAACCCCTCCCGCACCACCACCCGGAGCACGGCGACCTCCGTGGCGTTCTCCGGCATGGTGTACGCGGGCACCTGCCAGCCACGGGCCCGCAGCTCGTGGGAGACGTCGAAGACGGTGAAGCCCGGCTCGCCGACCACCCGGAACGCGAACACCGGGATGGCGGAGCCGTCGGACAGCAGGTCGAAGCAGTCCAGCGCGGCGATCTCGCCGGAGAGCCACACCGCGGTGGTGCGCAGGCTCTGCATGACCCGGGTGTAGCCGTCGCGGCCCAGGCGCAGGAAGTTGTAGTACTGCCCGACGACCTGGTTGCCGGGCCGGGAGAAGTTCAGGGTGAAGGTGGGCATGTCCCCGCCCAGGTAGTTCACGTGGAAGACGAGGTCGTCGGGCAGGTCCTCCGGTGCGCGCCACACCACGAAGCCCAGGCCCGGGTAGGTGAGGCCGTACTTGTGGCCGGAGACGTTGATGCTGGCCACCCGCGGCAGCCGGAAGTCCCACGCCAGGTCCGGGTCGAGGAACGGCACCACGAAGCCGCCGCTGGCTGCGTCGACGTGCACGGGGACGTCCGGGCCGCCCTTCGCCGCGACCGCGTCGAGGGCCGCGCAGATCTCGGCGACCGGCTCGAGCTCGCCGGTGAAGGTGGTGCCGAGGATGGCCACGACACCGATCGTGTCCTCGTCGACCGCGGCGGCGACCTGCTCGGGGGTGATGACGTAGCGGCCGGGCTCGACGGGCAGGTAGCGCGCCTCGACGTCGAAGTAGCGGCAGAACTTCTCCCACACCACCTGGACGTTGGTGCCGAGCACGAGGTTCGGCGTCGGCCGCCCGGTTTGGTCGCGCCGCGCCCGCCAGCGCCACTTCAGGGCGAGCCCGGCGAGCATCACGGCCTCAGAGGAGCCGATCGTGGAGACCCCCGTGGGGTCGGCCCCCACGGCGACCTGCGCGTGGAACAGGTCCGCGACCACCGCGACGCAGCGGGCCTCGATCGCGGCCGTCGCCGGGTACTCGTCCTTGTCGATCATGTTCTTGTCGAAGGACTCGGCCATCAGGCGCTCGGCCTCGGGCTCCATCCAGGTGGTGACGAACGTGGCGAGGTTCAGCCGTGAGCTGCCGTCGAGCATCAGCTCGTCGTGGATGAACCGGTACGCCGCCCCGGGGGTCATCTCCCGCTCGGGCAGGGTGCGCGCCGGGACCGGTTCGAGGCCGAGGCGCCCGGTGTAGGCGGGCAGGAGGACGTCGTCGTCGGGCTCGGCTGCGGTCACGGTCGAGACGGTACGCACGCCGGTGGGCCGGCGGTGGGTGCCATGATCGAGGGGTGCCTCCTGCGAGCGCTCCCCCGGTGGAGCCCGGCAGCCTGCTCGTCTCCGCCACGGCGCTGACCGAGGCGACCTTCCGCCGGACCGTCGTCTACGTGGTGGACCACTCGGTCGAGGGCACGGTCGGCGTGGTCCTCAACCGGCCCAGCGACACCGCGGTGCACGACGTGCTGCCGGCCTGGTCCGAGCACGCCGTGCGGCCTCGGGCGCTGTTCGTCGGCGGGCCCGTCACCCGGGACTCGGCGCTGTGCCTGGGCACCGTCCGGGTGGGCTGCAGCGCCGAGGGCGTGCGCGGGTTGCGGCCGGTGCAGGGTCGGGTGGTGCTGGTGGACCTCGACGGCGACCCCTCCGAGCTCGCACCGCTGCTGGACGGGGTGCGGGTGTTCGTGGGCTACGCGGGGTGGTCGGCCGGGCAGCTCGACGGTGAGCTCGCCCGCGGCGACTGGCTCGTGCTGGCCTCGCTGCCCACCGACGTGCTCGAGCCCGGCCGGGTCGACCTGTGGGGGCGGGTGCTGCGCCGCCAGCCGATGCCCGTGGCCCTGCTGGCCAGCCACCCGCTGGAGACCGACCGCAACTGAGGCGGCCCCCGGCCACCGGGACGCCACCCCGGGTTGCTCGACGTCGGACCGGCGCGGGATCCTGTGGACCAGGGCACACCCGCCCGCACGGCACCGAGCCCCCCCGGCACACCGGGGGGCTGACGGGGAGGCATCGACCATGACCGACATCGCGGAGACCACCACCAGCACCGCGGGCGAGCAGGCCCTGCGGCACCCGGCGTGGGCCGCGCTGAAGGAGGCCGCGCACCGGCTGCAGACCCTGCAGCTCGCCGACGGCTCCGTGCCGCACGAGCACGCGGACGCGGCGGTGGCCGTCGACCACCTGGTCGCCGCGGTGGCGGAGCTGGCTCCGCTGTTCCCGCACGACGCCGGCTACCTCGACGCGGCGCAGA contains these protein-coding regions:
- a CDS encoding glutamate decarboxylase, whose protein sequence is MTAAEPDDDVLLPAYTGRLGLEPVPARTLPEREMTPGAAYRFIHDELMLDGSSRLNLATFVTTWMEPEAERLMAESFDKNMIDKDEYPATAAIEARCVAVVADLFHAQVAVGADPTGVSTIGSSEAVMLAGLALKWRWRARRDQTGRPTPNLVLGTNVQVVWEKFCRYFDVEARYLPVEPGRYVITPEQVAAAVDEDTIGVVAILGTTFTGELEPVAEICAALDAVAAKGGPDVPVHVDAASGGFVVPFLDPDLAWDFRLPRVASINVSGHKYGLTYPGLGFVVWRAPEDLPDDLVFHVNYLGGDMPTFTLNFSRPGNQVVGQYYNFLRLGRDGYTRVMQSLRTTAVWLSGEIAALDCFDLLSDGSAIPVFAFRVVGEPGFTVFDVSHELRARGWQVPAYTMPENATEVAVLRVVVREGFSGDLARSLRDDLCTVVDELTARGGRGSSAAHFAH
- a CDS encoding MFS transporter, with amino-acid sequence MGRVARVGRVAALRAAVADHPGLGRLVAVRFGAQWGDGLFQAALGGAVLFNPERQADPAAIVAGLAVLLLPYSVVGPFAGALLDRWDRRRVLLWANLVRAAGIGAVAVVVALGVSGPGLFVGALAVTGVSRFVLAGLSAALPHVVRTQAIVGVNAALATSGAVVAVLGAATALGVRAAVGAGDLGSGVTVAVAAVGSVGAGLVAAGYARQALGPGVGPADGTGSTVGAVAAGLGRGARAAWRAPGVAAALLALGAHRVAFGINTLLALLLVRYAFTGSSPLLPSGIAGFGQVVAAGAVGLLLAAVLTPLLVRRWGQRRAVTGALAVAVVAQLVLVPTLAQGPVLLAALVLGTAGQVVKLSADAAMQTQVDDAHRGQVFALQDALFNVAYVAAVAGAATVVPADGRSVGLAVAGGGVYALGLLGHLVVSHRRP
- a CDS encoding malate:quinone oxidoreductase, with protein sequence MTTAPQHTDGDPVDVLLIGGGIMSATLGALLTRLQPDWTIAVHERLEAVALESSAAWNNAGTGHSALCELNYTPQKADGSIDISKAVSINEELQVSKQFWSTLVENGLIESPREFINPVPHVSFVHGAADVAFLRQRYELLSDHPLFAGMEYTEDPETIARWAPLMAAERDFAASPVAMTRADAGTDVDFGSLTRHLFDYVERGGAQLHFRHEVRDLTRGRDGLWEASVKDLASGRRSTVRARFVFIGSGGGALTLLQKSGISEGRGLGGFPVSGQWLRCTNPEVIAQHQAKVYGKEAVGAPPMSVPHLDTRVIDGQQDLLFGPYAGFSPKFLKNGKLTDLLSSVKLHNLLPLLSVGLHNTGLVKYLVGQVLQSRKARLRALQQFVPTARLEDWELVTAGQRVQVIKPRGEGQTGARGTLQFGTELVTAADGSVAALLGASPGASTAVPVMLKLLAQCFPDKKAQWAPVLTELVPSYGTTLADNPELLATVHETTAAELELTWVGGQPERVTA
- a CDS encoding YqgE/AlgH family protein encodes the protein MPPASAPPVEPGSLLVSATALTEATFRRTVVYVVDHSVEGTVGVVLNRPSDTAVHDVLPAWSEHAVRPRALFVGGPVTRDSALCLGTVRVGCSAEGVRGLRPVQGRVVLVDLDGDPSELAPLLDGVRVFVGYAGWSAGQLDGELARGDWLVLASLPTDVLEPGRVDLWGRVLRRQPMPVALLASHPLETDRN
- a CDS encoding CCA tRNA nucleotidyltransferase, whose translation is MSTPDPADERRARLLAGAQTALRTLEPVLDPLAARFTAAGHKLHLVGGSVRDAVLGRLGTDLDLTTDARPGQVQVLLRGWADAQWDTGIAFGTVSAEKDGQQVEITTYRADAYDRVGRNPEVVYGDSLAGDLVRRDFAVNALAVRLGGEPELVDLFGGVDDLVAGVLDTPGAPEDSFADDPLRMLRAARFVSQLGFTVAPRVQAAMTAMAAEIGRITAERVRAELDKLLCGEHPGEGIDLLVGTGLAELVLPEVPAMRLEIDEHHQHKDVYAHSLTVLQQAIDLELADPEHESPDLVLRWAALLHDIGKPATRRHEAAGGVSFHHHEVVGAKMTRKRLKALKHSKQVTEDVAHLVFLHLRFHGYGGGEWTDSAVRRYVTDAGPQLRQLHKLVRADSTTRNARRAAALQATYDDLEARIDRIAADEDLARVRPDLDGNAIMALLGVPAGPVVGRAWKHLKELRLDRGPLSRDDAEAALLAWAQEQGIAPPA
- a CDS encoding alpha/beta hydrolase, coding for MEDLDIDSSGTRMGAWRLRARSDALLGPRGRPCVVMAHGFGATRDAGLLPFAEQFADAGADVVLFDYRGYGTSDTAAGFPRQDVDHRRHREDYAAAITAVRALDGVDPDRLVLWGSSYSGGHVLPVAAADGRIAAVISQGAAVDGLGALLLMLRVSGVRHVARITGHALRDVVGSRLGRPAHHIPVVGEPGTLAAIAAPDAATGYRVIMGPTFRNEMCARGVLRIALNRPVTAAPRVRCPLLVVVAERDNVANPSAVRKAAATAGGSVEVVELPSGHFDIYTGEAFERSVRAQVQFLTRTLAPV